In Jannaschia sp. W003, the genomic stretch GGTCGGCGTAGGCGCCCCACGGAAGCATCAGCGCCGCTAGGAGGAAGGCGAGGAAGGTGCGGATCGGGCGCATAGGGCCCGATAGCACTCCCGGGTGGCGGAGCGAAGCCCTCGGCAATGGTCGGGGGATCCGACTGTGCCCGATGCGGTGGTCCCTGATGCTCTGGACCGAGGCGCCCACGTCACTGGAGCCCGAGTGGGGTGGCTCCGCACTGCTGCAGCTTCCCGCGGGAGCAGGCCTAAGAGCTCTACGGGGAAGCCGGTGGTTGCTCTGGACGGACCCGACGCCAGAGACGCGCGGGCTGCCGATCTGCGCAGCATGTCCCGCGCGGCTGGGTGGCTCAGTCGGTGCTGATTCCGAACGGGCGGTAGAGCAGGCAACGCCCCGTGATCGCCGTGACGATCAGGATGAGACCCGCGCCCCCGAGCGCGAGGACGGCGACGGTGCCGAGGGTAGCCGCCTCGATGCCGTAGGCGGCCGCAGCGACGAGCATGAGGCCGAGGACGGCGCGGATCACCCGGTCTGCCGGGCCGACGTTGATCTGCATGGGGGGTCTCCTTCGGGAACGGGCCGCCGGGGCGGCGTCGCGCGGTGTTCCGCGCCTTCTCCGGGTGCCATCGGCGCGCCCTCGGCGCCTTGATCCGCGTCAAACGGCGCGGCGTCCTCCAGCAGCCCCTGGGCGGCGTCGCCCTCGAGGTCGTCGTACTGCTCGGCGCGCAGGCTCCACAGGAAGGCCGCGAGGCTGCCGAGGCCGAGCAGCAGCGAGACCGGGATCAGGACCACGAGGACGTTCATCGCGCCATTCCCCCGCGCAGGGCGTTCAGCACCACGAGGATTGAGGAGGTGGACATGGCGGCGGCGGCCATGAGGGGCGTGGCGATGCCCGCAAGGGCGAGGGGCACGCTGACCGCGTTGTAGAGGGCGGCGAGGGCGAAGTTCTCCAGCATGCGCCGCCGGGCGCCGCGCGCGACCGCGAGGGCGTGGGGCACGGCGCCGAGGTCGCCCCCGAGCAGCACCACGTCCGCCGCGGCGCGGGCCGCGTCGAGGGCGCCCGCGGGGGCGATCGAGACGTGCGCCGCCGCAAGCGCGCCCGCGTCGTTGAGCCCGTCGCCGACCATCAGCGCGCGGTGCCCCGCGGCGGCGAGGTCGCGCAGCGCCGCGAGCTTCGCCTCCGGCGAGACGTCCCCCGACCAGTCCTCGATGCCCAGCGACCGCGCCACGGCGCGGACCGCGGCGGGCCGGTCGCCCGACAGCAGGATCATCGGCATGCCCTGCGCCTGCACCTCCCGCACCAGCGCCTCGGCGCCGGGGCGCAGGGTCTCGCGCGGGGTGACGTCGACGGGGGCGCGGCCGGGCAGCTCCAGCATCGTGCCGCCCGCGCCCCGGCCGAGGCGCACGGGCGCGCCGTTCCACGTCCCCGAGACGCCCTCGCCGGCGGTCTCGCGCACGGCGTCCACGGGGGCGGGGGCGGTGCCGGCGAGGGCCGCCGCGATGGCGCGCGCGACCGGGTGGTCCGAAGCGCGGGCGAGGGCCAGGGCGACCGAGGCCGCCTCCGGGTCCAGATGCCCGAGGTCCGCCGTGCCCGTGGTCAGCGTGCCGGTCTTGTCGAGCACCACGGCGTCCACCTGCGCCATGCGCTCCAGCGCGGTCGCGGACTTCACCAGGAGGCCCCGCGCGAAGAGGCGGGCGGTGGCCGCGACGGACACGGCGGGCACCGCGAGGCCGAGCGCGCAGGGACACGTGATCACGAGGGTCGAGACCGCCACGAGGATCGCCCGGTGCACGTCGCCCGTGGCGAGCCACCATCCGAGAAAGCCGGCGAAGGCGAGGCCGTGCACGAGGGGCGCGTAGAGACGCGCCGCCCGGTCGGCCAGAGCCACGTGGGCGCCCCGCGCGCCCTCGGCCACGGCCACGGCGCGGGCCATGCGGCGCAGGCCGGTGTCCTCGCCCACGGCGGTGGCGCGCAGGAGCAGGGTGCCGTCCACCACCACCTCGCCGGCGGCGACGCGGGTGCCGGGGCGGGCGGCGGCGGGCAGGCTCTCGCCGGTCAGGAGGCTGCGGTCGAGCTCGGCGGCGCCCTCGGCCACCTCGCCGTCAACGGGCACGCGGCCCCCGGCGCGGACGCGGATCCGGTCGCCGGCCCGCAAGGCGCGGGTGGGCACGGTTTCCTCGACGCTGTCGCGGACGCGCACGGCGCGGGGCACCTCCAGCGCGGTCAGCGCCGCCGCGGCGGAGCGGGCGCGGGCGCGCGTCCGGTGCTCGAGGTAGCGGCCGATCAGCAGGAACAGGGTGAGCGACAGGGCCGCGTCGAACCAGGCGTCGTGCCCCCCGGCGGCGGTCTCCCACAGCGACATCCCCGCCGCGAGGGCGATGGCCAGCGCGATCGGCACGTCCATCGCGAGGTGCCCGGCGGCGAGGGCGCGGAAGGCGGCGGCGAAAAAGGGGCGCGCGGCGTAGGCGAGGGCGGGCAGGGCGATCGCGGCGCTGATCCAGTGGAACAGGGCGCGTGCGGCGTCGTCGGCGCCGGACCATACCGCGACCGACAGGATCATCACGTTCATCATCGCGAAGGCCGCCACGCCGATCCGCGTGAGCAGCGCGCGGCCCTCGGCGTCGGTGCGGGGCGCGAGGGCGTCCGGGTCCAGCTCGGCGGCGGCATAGCCGGCGCGGCCGAGCGCCTCGACCAGCGGGCCGGGGCGGATGCGGGCGCCGGTGACGCGCACCTGCCGCGCGCCGAGGTTGACGCGGGCCGCCTCCACGCCGGGCAGGGCGCGCAAGGCCCCTTCGACCCCGGCGATGCAGCCGGCGCAGCGGATCTCGGGCAGGGCGAGCACGATCTCACGCGGCGGTGGGGCGGCGGCGGGGCCCGCTTCGGGATGCGCGAGCGCGGTCACCGCCCGTCCCCCAGTTTCAGACGCCGGCGGAAGCGCGTGCCGTCCGGGGCGACCGCCACGAGGCGCAGGTCCCAGTTGCCCGGCGCGAGGACGACGGGCGCGCGCCAGAGCGTGCCGTCGAAGCGGAAGCGCGGCGCGACGTCGTCGGCCACGCTGGTGGCCCGCCCGAGCGTCGCCTCGATCCGCGCGTCCCCCACGGGGCCGCGCGCGTCGCGCAGGTCCAGCACCACCCCGTCCGCATCCAGGGCCGCGGTGGCGGTCCAGCCCAGGGCCTCCTGCGCGGCGCGCTCGCGCTCGAAGCGCTGCGAGGCGACGTAGCTGTTGCGGGTCTCGAGGCCGGGAAAGCTGCGCACCGCATTCACGGCGAGGGTCGCGTTGGCGACGAGGATCGCCCCGAAGCCCAGGGCGAAGAGGCCGAGCACCCTACGGCCGGTCAGTGGTCGGGACATGGGCGTCCTCCTTTCCGTGGAACAGGGTCGATGCGGCCGCGCTCTCGCCCGAGACCGGGTCGGTCACGCGGATGCGCAGCGCGGTGCGGGCCGCGGCGGCGGCGGGCGAGCCGGACGCGGCGGTCACGTAGGCGCGCTGGTGAAGCGTCGCGTCGGCGGGCACCACCGTCTCGTTCCCCATGCGCCCCTCCAGCGCGAGCGCGAGGGGCGCGTCCGCTTCCACGGCGAGGCGCATGGCCCGCGCCTCGCCGTGCTTGTTGCGCAGGCGGATGTCGTAGGCGTTGCGGATCGCCCCGTCCGAGAGCGTGACCGAGACCGGGTTGCGGACCGGGGCCACCGAAAGGCCGATCTCGGGGCGCAGCGCGAGGGCCGCCACGATGCCGACCCCGATCAGCGACCACAGCGCGGTGTAGATCACCGTGCGCGGGCGCAGGACGTGCTCGCGCAGGGGGCGCGGCGACCAGTCCGCAGCGGCGCCCTCGGGCGGGCGGTCCTCCAGGGCGAGGTAGTCGACGAGGCCGCGGGGTCGCCCGATCCGCTCCATCACGTCGTCGCAGGCGTCGATGCACAGGGCGCAGGTGATGCAGGCGAGCTGCTGGCCCTCGCGGATGTCGATGCCCATGGGGCAGACGTTCACGCAGGCGCGGCAGTCGATGCAGTCGCCCGCCACGGGGTCGCGCTGCTTGCCGCGCGGCTCGCCCCGCCAGTCGCGGTAGCCCACGGTCAGCGTGCGCTCGTCCATCATCGCGCCCTGGATGCGCGGCCAAGGGCACATGTAGATGCAGACCTGCTCACGCATGAAGCCGCCGAGCACCACGGTGGTGGCCGTCAGCACCGCGACCGAGGCGTAGGCGACCGGGTGGGCCGCGCCGGTCAGGAGGTCGCGCAGAAGCGTCGGGGCGTCCGCGAAGTAGAACACCCACGCCCCGCCCGTCAGCAGGCCGATCACCGTCCAGACGGCCCACTTGGCGAGGCGCAGCCGCCACTTGCGCGCGTCCCACGGCGCCCGCCAGAGCCGCACGCGCGCATTGCGGTCGCCCTCGATCCACCGCTCCACGGCGAGGAACAGGTCGGTCCATACGGTCTGCGGACAGGCGTAGCCGCACCAGACCCGCCCGAGCGCCGAGGTGAACAGGAACAGCCCCAGCCCCGCCATGACCAGGAGGCCCGCCACGACGTAGAACTCGTGCGGCCAGATCTCGACGAAGAAGAAATGGAAGCGCCGCCCGGCCAGGTCCACGAGCACCGCCTGGTCGGGCATGTCCGGCCCCCGGTCCCAGCGCAGCCAGGGCGTCACGTAGTAGACGCCCAAGGTCGCGATCATCACCGCCCACTTCAGCCGGCGGAACCGCCCCGAGACCCGGCGCGGGAACACCGGCTCGGTCGGGGCGAAGAGGGGGGCGTCGGTCATGGGCTGTCCTGGCGCGGGGGCGATGCCGCAGCGGTGCCATCCGGCGGGGGGCCGTGCCTTGACGTGGATCAAGAAAGGGCGCCCCCGGACCCTGCGGGCCGCGGGGGCGCGAGTGCGGTCCGGGACAGATCGGACCCTTCGCGCGGGGCACGCGCGGACGCGTTCAGTCGGGGAGGTCCTCCTCGCCGCCGCCCAAGCCGTGCACGTAGGCCGCGACGGCGCGCACCTCGGCCTCGCCCAGCCGCTCGCCCCAGGGGGGCATCACGCCGAAGCGGGCCTCGCGCACGGACGTCTCTACCGCCTCCGGGTCGCCCCCGTAGAGCCAGATCGCGTCCGCGAGGTTCGGCGCGCCGATCGTGCGGTCGCCGGTGCCGCGCTCGCCGTGGCAGGCGGCGCAGTTGTCGGCGAAGAGGGCGGCGCCGGCAGGGTCGGCGTCCGCCAGCCCGCCCAGGTGCCGGACTTGGGCCACCACGGCGGCGATCTCCTCGTCTCCGAGCATCTCGCCGAAGGCGGGCATCTCGGACCAGCGGCCTTCGGGGTCGGCCTCGGAGCGGATGCCGTGGCGCACCGTGTCGGCGATCTCGCGCAGCGAGCCGCCCCAGAGCCACTCGTCGTCGAGGAGGTTCGGATAGCCCGCCGCAGCGACGCCCGCCGCGCCGCGCCCGTGGCACTGCGAGCAGTTGTTCTCGAACACCGACTCGCCGGCGGCCACGGCGAAGCGGTGGAGCGGCTCGTTCGCCGGCAGCACCGCGAGGTCGGTGCCCACGAGGCTGGCGAGCATGTCGGCGTTCGAGAGGTCCACGCGCTCGATCTCGGCGGCCACCTCCCCGCGGGTGGACCAGCCCAGCACCCCGGCGGTGGCGCCCGAGACCAGCGGCCAGGCGGGGTAGAGGACGGTGTAGATCACGCCCCACAGAATCGTCGCGTAGAAGGTCCAGAGCCACCAGCGGGGCAGGGGGGTGTTCAGCTCCTCAATGCCGTCCCAGCGGTGGCCGGTGGTCTCGGTGCCGGTCTCGGGGTCGATGCGGCGCTCGCTCATGGTGCCGTCTCCTTCGAGGCGGGGGTGCGGTCGCGCAGGGGCACCTGCGCCGCGTCGTCGTGGAGGGTGCGCGCGCCGGGGCGGAAGACCCAGAGCACGGCGCCGAGGAAGAACGCGAAGAGGGCGAGCAGGCCCCAGCTGTCGGCGATCTCGCGAAGGAGGGAGTAGAGGTCCATCGGCGCGTCCTCAGCGGCTCGCGTCAGGCTCGAAGGTGGAGAAGTCCACCAGCGTGCCGAGCATCTGAAGGTAGGCCACGAGCGCATCCATCTCGGTGAGCGCGCCCCCGGCCGTCGAAGTCGCGGACCTGGGCGCCGGGGTAGCGCTCCAGCAACCCGTCCACGTCGCCGAAGGGGTCGACCTGCGCGCGCATGTCGGCGGTGGCCATGGCCACCATCTCGGCCCCGTAGGGCACGCCCACCATGGCATGGGCCGCCACGAGGTCGCCCGCCCGCTCGGGGCGCAGCCGCGTCTCGGCCAGGAAAGCGTAGGGCGGCATGATCGACTCGGGGACGACCGACTGCGGGTCGACGAGATGGTCCACGTGCCATTCGTCGGAGTAGCGCCCGCCGACGCGGGCGAGGTCCGGACCGGTGCGCTTCGACCCCCATTGGAAGGGGTGGTCGTACATGGATTCGGCGGCGAGGCTGTAGTGCCCGTAGCGCTCCACCTCGTCGCGCATGGGGCGGATCATCTGGCTGTGGCAGGTGTAGCAGCCCTCGCGCACGTAGATTTCGCGGCCCGCCAGCTCGAGGGGCGTGTAGGGGCGCATCCCCGACACCTCCTCGATGGTGTTCTCGAGCCAGAACAGGGGGGCGATCTCGACCACGCCGCCGACCGAGACCACCAGGAGGCTGCCCACCAGCAGGAGGGTGGCATTCCGCTCCAGCCGCCGGTGCAGCGTGATGGTGCCGGTCTCGGGGGGCAGCTCGTTCGGGACCGCCTCGGGCAGGTCCGAGAGGGTGTCGACCTTCGGGTCGTCCTCGGGGTCGTAGGCAGGGTGTCTGGGATCGGTGCTCATGGGGGTCACTCCGCGGGAACGGCGGCGGTCACGGGGCGGGGCGCGCGGATGGTCATCCACATGTTCCACACCATCACCAGCGCGCCGGAGAGGTAGAGGACGCCGCCGAGGGCCCGCACCACGTACATCGGGAACTTGGCCTCCACGGTGTCGGCGAAGCTGTTGACGAGGAAGCCGTTCGCATCGACCTCGCGCCACATCAGGCCTTCCATGATCCCGGTGACCCACATCGAGGCCGCGTAGAGGACGATCCCCACGGTCGCGAGCCAGAAATGGAGGTTGATCGCGGGCACCGAATGCATCCGCGCGCGGCCCCAGAGCTTCGGGGTGAGGAAGTAGAGCGCGGCGAAGGTGATCAGCCCGTTCCACCCCAGCGCGCCGGAATGCACGTGGCCGATGGTCCAGTCGGTGTAGTGCGACAGGGCATTCACCGCGCGGATCGACATCATCGGCCCCTCGAAGGTCGACATGCCGTAGAAGGCCAGCGAGGCCACCATCATGCGGATGATCGGGTCGGTGCGGATCTTGTCCCAGGCACCTTCCAGCGTCATCAGGCCGTTGATCATGCCGCCCCAGCTCGGCATCCACAGCACTACCGAGAACACCATGCCCAGCGTCGAGGCCCAGTCGGGCAGCGCGGTGTAGTGCAGGTGGTGCGGCCCCGCCCAGATGTAGAGGAAGATCAGCGCCCAGAAGTGGATGATCGACAGCTTGTAGCTGTAGATCGGCCGGTTCGCCTGCTTGGGCACGAAGTAGTACATCATGCCCAGGAAGCCGGCCGTCAGGAAGAAGCCCACGGCGTTGTGCCCGTACCACCATTGGGTCATCGCGTCCTGCACGCCGGCGAAGACCTGCACCGACTTCGAGCCGAACACCGAGACCGGAATGCTGAGGTTGTTGACCACGTGGAGCATGGCCACGGTGACGATGAAGGCGAGGAAGAACCAGTTGGCGACGTAGATGTGCCGCTCGCGCCGGTGGAGGATCGTGCCGAGGAACACGGCGAGGTAGGCCAGCCAGACCACCGTGAGCCAGATGTCCACGTACCACTCGGGCTCGGCGTACTCCTTGGACTGGGTGGCGCCCAGCAGGTAGCCGGTGGCGGCCAGCACGATGAAGAGGTTGTAGCCCCAGAACACGAACCACGCCGCGTTGCCGCCCCACAGGCGCGCGGCGCAGGTGCGCTGCACGATGTAGAACGAGGTGGCGATCAGTGCGTTGCCCCCGAAGGCGAAGATCACCGCCGAGGTGTGCAGGGGCCGCAGTCGCCCGAAGTTGCCGTAGGGCTGCGCCCAGTCGAAGTTGAGCTGGGGGAAGGCGAGCTGGAAGGCGATGAAGGTGCCCACCAGGAACCCGGCGATGCCCCAGAACGCGGTGGCGACGACGCCGGCGCGGACGGGGCCGTCCATGTAGCCCGCCTCGGGCGCGCGGGCGGCGGGTGACGGCTCCTCCATGCGGCGCAGCGTGAGCAGGAACAGCCCCGCCGCGACGACCATCACGATCACCGCGTGGAGCAGGTATGCCGCGTCGAGCGCGCGGTTGGCGGCGATCGCGGCGAGCAGCGCCACGATCCCCAGCGTCGAGAGCTTCACGTAGTCCATCCGGCCCTTCCCCGTGGCGGGCCGAACGGCCCCTCGGGAACCGGGATAGGGGCCCCGCGCCGGCGCGGCCTTGATCGAGGTCAAGCGCGCCGAGTGGTCAGGCTGGGAAGGCGCCGCCCCCGTCGTCGCCCGCCTCCGCGAGCAGGCGCGCGAGGTCGTCGCAGAGCACCTCCCGCGCGCCCTCGAGCCGGATCACCCCGTCGCGGCGCAGGGCGGTGATCTGGCGGCTCACGGTCTCGATGGTCAGGCCGAGGTAGCTGGCCATGGCCTCGCGGGTGAGCGGCAGCGCGGCGCGCAGGGGGTGCGCGGCGGTGGAGGCCCGGCGCAGCACGATGGCGAGCAGGGTGGCGACCTTCTCGCGCGCGGTCTTGCGGCCCAGCAGCACCATCCAGTCGCGCGCCGCGTCCAGCTCGTCGAGCGACATCTCCAGCAGGCGGCGCGCCACGCGGGGCGTGTCGCGCATCATGGCCTCGAAGGCCGTGCGGTCGAACAGGCACATCGTGACGTCGGTCGCGGCGACCACCTCGTAGGGCGCATCCGCCCGCCCCGGGCGGCCCACGAAGTCGGAGGGCAGCATCAAGCCGACCATCTGCGTCCGCCCGTCCTCGAGCGAGCGGGTGAGCGTGGCGCAGCCCGAGACGATCGAGGCCACGAAGGGCAGCGCCTCGCCCTCCAGCACGATCGTCTCGCCCGCCTCCCAGCTGCGGTAGCTCTTCATGGCGGCGAGGCGCGCCAGCTCCACGCCCTCGCACGCGGCGCAGACCGCGCGGTGGCGGATCGGGCAGCGCAGGCAGTCCTGCGCGGCGACCTGGAGGTCGATGCGCGACATGGACGAGTGTCCCACGCCCGCCGGCGCGCGGCAAGGCGCGGCGGAGGCCAAGCCGCACCGTCGATCCCCCTCAGCAGGACAGCAGGAGCGGCACCGGGGCGTCGCGCAGGAGCGCGCTGGTGGTGGCGCCGAACAGGAATTCGTAGGCGCGCGAGTGGCCGAAGGCGCCGGCCACGAGCATGTCCGCCCCCACCTCGCGCGCCTCGCGCACCAGAACCTCGGCCACGGTGTCGTGATGGGGCTCGCGCTGGGTCATGACGACGTCGTGGCCGTGCCGGGCGAGCACGGCGCTCATCTCGATCATCGAGTGGTGGCGCATCGCGTCCAGGTCCCCGCCCACGTGGACGAGGTGGATCGCCGCGCCCTGCGCCAGGAGGGGCAGCGCGTCGAAGGCGGCGCGCGCCGCCTCGCGGGCGTCGGCATGGGCCATCACCACCCGGCGCCCGACGCCGCCTCCGATCCCCGCCTCGGGCACCAGCAGGACCGGGCGCCCGCCGCCGCGGACCACGCGCTCGGCGACGTGCCGGTGCTCGGAGGGCGCGTCCGCGCTGCCGGGAAGGGCCAGGAGCACGAGATCGGCGTTGCGGCACGCCACGGCCATCCGGTCCGCGGCGGCAAGGGGCGCGCCGCGCACGGTGCGCCACTCGCACCGCGCGCTGGCGTTTCCGGCCCGCTCGCGGAAGATCGCCTCGATCGCGTCGGCGCGGGCCGTCTGCGCGGCGTCGACCGCATCGCTCATGGACGGCGAGAAGTAGGCCTCCACGCCGGGATAGACCATGATCCCCTCCAGCGTGTGCTGGGCGACGAGATGGGCGTCGAGGCGCTCCGCGAGGGCGAGGCCGGCGTCGGCGAGGCGCGCGGCGGTCGCCTTGTGCGACAGGTGGGCGAGGATGGTTCCGACGGTCATGGGGCGTTCCTCCGGCTGCTTGCGTGGGGCGCGGGCCGGGGCGGCCCGCGCCGGGGCTCGGGATCGTGGCGGTGCAGGGCGGCACGACCAGCTCCGTCGGCGCGTCGCTCCCGGCGCCGGGCGGGGCGGACTCGACCGGGTCGCGGCCCGCCCGCCGGGCCCTCCGGACCGTCCCGGGGCAGCACCGTGATCGCGCCGCTCATGCGGTGGCCGGAGCTCCGGGGGAGGGCGGGGGAGAGGGGCGCGCATCGGAACGCTCCTTTGGATGCCTCGCCTCCGACCATGGGGCGTGCGGGACGCCCGCACCTTGCGCCATGTCAAACGCTCCCGGGCGACCGGAACGGGTGGTTGGCCCGGGTCAACGCAACGCAGGCCCGCCTTCCGTTTCCCCGGCCCCTGTCCCTATTCCGGCGAGGGCAGGGACCGGACGCTCCGCGTGGGGTGCGCGCCGGGCCATGCGAACCGCGGCGCGCCCTCACTCCTCCTTGAATGCCCGCCACATGCTGTCGGAGATGGGCTTCGCGAGGTACTGCGCGAAGGTGCGCTCCGCGGTCTGGATCATGACCTCGGCGGGCATCCCGGGCGTGGGGGTGAACCCGCTCACCCTGCTCAGCTCCTCGCCGTCCAACGCGATCCGGGCGACGTAGATGTCGAGGGTGCTGCCCTCGACCTTCTCGGAGATCGCGTCGGCCGACACGTAGACCACGTGCCCCTCGAGGATCGGCGTGGTCCGCTGGTTGAGCGCCACGAGCCGGACCGCCGCGATCTGCCCCAGCTCCACGCTGTCGATCTCGTTGCGCGAGATCTTGGCCTCCACGATGAGCGGCGCGCCGGTCGGCAGGATCTCGGCGATCGGCTTGCCGCTCTCGATGACGCCGCCGGGCGTGTTGTACAGGAGCCGGACGATCGTGCCGTCGACCGGCGCCTCGACCACGGCGCGGCGCAGGATGTTCCGGGCCGTGCGGGACTTCTCGCGAACGGAGTCGAGCTCGGCCTGGATCGCCTGGAGCTCCTCCAGCGCCACCTGCCGGTGCTCGGACCGCGCCTGGTCGATCTGGGTGCGGTGGCGGCTCTGCACCATCTCGATCTCCTCGATCTCCGCCTCCAGGCGCCCGATCTGGCCCTCGGCCTCGGCGATGGTGCGGTCGATCACGTTGATCTGCGTGCGCCGGACCAGTCCCTTCTCGAGGAGCTGCTGCTGCGATGCCTGCTCCTCGCCGAGGATCGCGAGCTGCCGCTCGTGCGAGTCGAGCTGCAGGCGGTAGCCGCCGGCGCGGATCTGCAGGGCCTCGATGTTGCGCTCGATCAGCGCGACGTCCTGCTCGAGCGCGCGCCGGGCCTCGCGGAAGTTCAGGCGCTGGCTGGCGATGATCGCCTCGACCTCCGGGTCGGTCGCCGCGGCGATCACGAGGCGGTCCGGCATCGTAACCGTGGCGGCGCCGTCGTGCTCCGCGAGGAGGCGGGCCTCGGTGGCCTCGAGGCGCACCTCGCGCAGGAAGAGCTCGCGCTCGTTGGCGAGCGCCGCCGTCTCGTCGAGCCTCAGGATCGGCGTGCCCGTCCTCACGCGGTCCCCTTCCGCGACGAGGATCTCGCGGATGATACCGCCCTCGAGGTGCTGCACGATCTTGTTCTGACCGGTGGCGACGAAGCTGCCCTGCGAGATCACCGCGGCCGCCAGAGGCGCCTGGAACGCCCAGACCCCGAAGCCGCCGAAGGCGCAGACCATGAGCGCGATCCCGAACTTCGCGTGGCCGCGGATGGACCGCGGGACCTCGTCGTACCATTCCGCCGCCGGGTGCGGGGCGAGGGGTGCGGGTGCGAGGCTCATGTGGGGTCCTTCCGAGTCGCGGGCGTTCCCTGCGGGACCTGCCCGCCCGGGCGCGCGCTCTCCTGGATCTTGCGGAGCACCTCGGCGCGTTCGCCGAACAGGGCGACCTGCCCGTCGCGCAGGAGCATCACCTTGTCGACCTCGTTGAGGAGCTGGGGCTTCTGCGTGATGGCCACCACGGTGATGCCGTTCTGACGGGCATGTCCCAGGGCGTTCGCCAGCGCCTTGTCGCCGGCGGTGTCGAGGTTGGAGTTGGGCTCGTCGAGCACCACGAGCCGGGGCGTCCCGAAGAAGGCGCGGGCGAGCGCGATGCGCTGCTTCTGTCCCCCCGACAGCGGCGCGCCGTCCGCCGACACGGTGGTCTCGTAGCCCTGCGGCAGGTTCGAGATCATCTCGTGCACGTCGGCGAGCACCGCCGCGTCGTGGATCTGCTGGTCGGTCGCGTCGCGGCGCATCCGGCCGATGTTGTCCTTGATGGTGCCGGGAAAGAGTTGGACGTCCTGGGGCAGGTACCCGATCGACTCGCCGAACTGGCGCGGATCCCAGTTGCGGATGTCCATGAGGTCGAGGCGCACGTTGCCAGAGGTGGGAAGGATCGAGCCCACCAGCATCTTGCCCAGGGTGGTCTTGCCCGCGCCCGAGTTGCCGATCACCGC encodes the following:
- a CDS encoding DUF2892 domain-containing protein yields the protein MQINVGPADRVIRAVLGLMLVAAAAYGIEAATLGTVAVLALGGAGLILIVTAITGRCLLYRPFGISTD
- the ccoS gene encoding cbb3-type cytochrome oxidase assembly protein CcoS: MNVLVVLIPVSLLLGLGSLAAFLWSLRAEQYDDLEGDAAQGLLEDAAPFDADQGAEGAPMAPGEGAEHRATPPRRPVPEGDPPCRSTSARQTG
- a CDS encoding heavy metal translocating P-type ATPase — translated: MTALAHPEAGPAAAPPPREIVLALPEIRCAGCIAGVEGALRALPGVEAARVNLGARQVRVTGARIRPGPLVEALGRAGYAAAELDPDALAPRTDAEGRALLTRIGVAAFAMMNVMILSVAVWSGADDAARALFHWISAAIALPALAYAARPFFAAAFRALAAGHLAMDVPIALAIALAAGMSLWETAAGGHDAWFDAALSLTLFLLIGRYLEHRTRARARSAAAALTALEVPRAVRVRDSVEETVPTRALRAGDRIRVRAGGRVPVDGEVAEGAAELDRSLLTGESLPAAARPGTRVAAGEVVVDGTLLLRATAVGEDTGLRRMARAVAVAEGARGAHVALADRAARLYAPLVHGLAFAGFLGWWLATGDVHRAILVAVSTLVITCPCALGLAVPAVSVAATARLFARGLLVKSATALERMAQVDAVVLDKTGTLTTGTADLGHLDPEAASVALALARASDHPVARAIAAALAGTAPAPVDAVRETAGEGVSGTWNGAPVRLGRGAGGTMLELPGRAPVDVTPRETLRPGAEALVREVQAQGMPMILLSGDRPAAVRAVARSLGIEDWSGDVSPEAKLAALRDLAAAGHRALMVGDGLNDAGALAAAHVSIAPAGALDAARAAADVVLLGGDLGAVPHALAVARGARRRMLENFALAALYNAVSVPLALAGIATPLMAAAAMSTSSILVVLNALRGGMAR
- a CDS encoding FixH family protein — its product is MSRPLTGRRVLGLFALGFGAILVANATLAVNAVRSFPGLETRNSYVASQRFERERAAQEALGWTATAALDADGVVLDLRDARGPVGDARIEATLGRATSVADDVAPRFRFDGTLWRAPVVLAPGNWDLRLVAVAPDGTRFRRRLKLGDGR
- the ccoG gene encoding cytochrome c oxidase accessory protein CcoG, with the protein product MTDAPLFAPTEPVFPRRVSGRFRRLKWAVMIATLGVYYVTPWLRWDRGPDMPDQAVLVDLAGRRFHFFFVEIWPHEFYVVAGLLVMAGLGLFLFTSALGRVWCGYACPQTVWTDLFLAVERWIEGDRNARVRLWRAPWDARKWRLRLAKWAVWTVIGLLTGGAWVFYFADAPTLLRDLLTGAAHPVAYASVAVLTATTVVLGGFMREQVCIYMCPWPRIQGAMMDERTLTVGYRDWRGEPRGKQRDPVAGDCIDCRACVNVCPMGIDIREGQQLACITCALCIDACDDVMERIGRPRGLVDYLALEDRPPEGAAADWSPRPLREHVLRPRTVIYTALWSLIGVGIVAALALRPEIGLSVAPVRNPVSVTLSDGAIRNAYDIRLRNKHGEARAMRLAVEADAPLALALEGRMGNETVVPADATLHQRAYVTAASGSPAAAAARTALRIRVTDPVSGESAAASTLFHGKEDAHVPTTDRP
- the ccoP gene encoding cytochrome-c oxidase, cbb3-type subunit III — its product is MSERRIDPETGTETTGHRWDGIEELNTPLPRWWLWTFYATILWGVIYTVLYPAWPLVSGATAGVLGWSTRGEVAAEIERVDLSNADMLASLVGTDLAVLPANEPLHRFAVAAGESVFENNCSQCHGRGAAGVAAAGYPNLLDDEWLWGGSLREIADTVRHGIRSEADPEGRWSEMPAFGEMLGDEEIAAVVAQVRHLGGLADADPAGAALFADNCAACHGERGTGDRTIGAPNLADAIWLYGGDPEAVETSVREARFGVMPPWGERLGEAEVRAVAAYVHGLGGGEEDLPD
- a CDS encoding cbb3-type cytochrome c oxidase subunit 3, which produces MDLYSLLREIADSWGLLALFAFFLGAVLWVFRPGARTLHDDAAQVPLRDRTPASKETAP
- the ccoN gene encoding cytochrome-c oxidase, cbb3-type subunit I, producing the protein MDYVKLSTLGIVALLAAIAANRALDAAYLLHAVIVMVVAAGLFLLTLRRMEEPSPAARAPEAGYMDGPVRAGVVATAFWGIAGFLVGTFIAFQLAFPQLNFDWAQPYGNFGRLRPLHTSAVIFAFGGNALIATSFYIVQRTCAARLWGGNAAWFVFWGYNLFIVLAATGYLLGATQSKEYAEPEWYVDIWLTVVWLAYLAVFLGTILHRRERHIYVANWFFLAFIVTVAMLHVVNNLSIPVSVFGSKSVQVFAGVQDAMTQWWYGHNAVGFFLTAGFLGMMYYFVPKQANRPIYSYKLSIIHFWALIFLYIWAGPHHLHYTALPDWASTLGMVFSVVLWMPSWGGMINGLMTLEGAWDKIRTDPIIRMMVASLAFYGMSTFEGPMMSIRAVNALSHYTDWTIGHVHSGALGWNGLITFAALYFLTPKLWGRARMHSVPAINLHFWLATVGIVLYAASMWVTGIMEGLMWREVDANGFLVNSFADTVEAKFPMYVVRALGGVLYLSGALVMVWNMWMTIRAPRPVTAAVPAE
- the fnrL gene encoding transcriptional regulator FnrL; translated protein: MSRIDLQVAAQDCLRCPIRHRAVCAACEGVELARLAAMKSYRSWEAGETIVLEGEALPFVASIVSGCATLTRSLEDGRTQMVGLMLPSDFVGRPGRADAPYEVVAATDVTMCLFDRTAFEAMMRDTPRVARRLLEMSLDELDAARDWMVLLGRKTAREKVATLLAIVLRRASTAAHPLRAALPLTREAMASYLGLTIETVSRQITALRRDGVIRLEGAREVLCDDLARLLAEAGDDGGGAFPA